The Paenibacillus sp. G2S3 region AAACTTTAGTTTTCCCGTTTTGACATCTACCCGGTAGCCGTTACATTCTGCAAAATCCTGTGCGTTCTCGCCATATTCTAGATCTATAACACCTACTGTTTCCTCGACGCGCTCCGTAAGTGCTTTATAGCTATTAAAATCTTGCTCCCAAGTAGTTTCAACCACATCTCCGGAACGTTCTCCGGTGTCAGCTAGGACGCTGCCCGTTTCCTTATCATAATAAATCTTTCTGCCTATTTGCATTAACATCCACTCCTCTCTTAGCCCCAAGCCATCCAGTTATATTGCTGCGCTGTAATCTGACCATATGAGTTAGTTACAGTAATTCCACCAGGCGTAGGTGTAACATTAATTGAGAATCCGCCGCCACCACTGTTACCAGCTTGTATCGTAAACCCTACGGTGATAGCCGGATCAACCCAATAGCCGCCGATATTAGTCCATCCACCTGGATTATTATAGTCGACATAAAAGGTAAACACTTTAGGCGTAAAGCTTAACCCTGTAATAGTGATTGAGCCTGGTCCGAAAAGCATCCCGCTCGCCGATTGCATAGGCTGTAAAGAGCCAGGCACGCCGAAAATCGTAACGCCGTTGCGAATATTCCCCTCAGTAAGATTACCGTCTGCCTGTCTCATTTGGGCAGGACTTACAATAATCTCATGCGCTGAAGCATCCACTGCTGACTTAGTAATATAAGCACCCAACGGGATACGCACAAAGAGATTTGTTCCACCCCATGCCGCGCTATTAACTGTCTGATAGTTAACTCTCGGCACAATAGCACCATCTTGTCCAAGCATCGGTTTGCCTTGTAGGTAATTTTCGGGTACTAGATTCGGTAGTGGGAATCTTACCCATGTGCCTGGATCGTAGGCGGTTTTTTGTGTGTCTGGCGTCGGAGCCAAATACACATAATTAAGACCGCTATCGGCCGATAGCTTACCTATAACCGCGGTATGCGCGTCATACTGCCCGCTAGAACCACCCGCTGCTGTCCTATTAAAGATAGTCCCATCCTGACCAAACATTGGCTTGCCCCGTAGCCAGTTGGCCTGATCAATATTCGCGTCCTCTATTGCTACAGAAGCAATGCCCGCGCCGTATCCGCTATCTGTTATATAAGCGCCTTTATTAAACCCTGCCGATATGCGTCCGACACGCTCAAACCGTGCTATAGTAGCCACCTGATCATTCGCTCTAACTGGGATCGTACCCGTAACCAATCCATTATCTGTGCCTATTGTCTTAGGAGCTATTACGTCCGCTGCTGTCGCTGTTCCATATTCACCCCCTTCACCCTGTAAGATAAAAGCCGTGCCATCATATACAACTGTGTAAATTCCGTTCAGGGCAAGTATTGCCGCATTTCCATTGGGTTTCTTGATTGCTTTGGCCCCTAAAGTATTAGGATTGAGTGTAGGATTAGCTCCGCTAGCAATATGTGTTTTGAAACTAAATTTCAGTCCTGCTATCAGAGCCGTAGGTGCTGGGCTAAGTGTAAGAGTATACGCGGTGGCTGTACCAGCCGTAGTACCAAATCCTGTGTTGTTATTCAGTAGTGTCTTGTCCGCAGTAGACATCAAGCCATTCGTAGAAGTTGTAGCTACGGCTGTACCGGCTTTAGCATTCCACGCCGTCTTTTCAGCATCTGTAACAAACCGATTACTTGAATCTTGAGCAATAATAGCGGGTGGATGAGTAGCCGGGTGTGTATAGTTAGTTGCTCCCGTAGCAACACCCGCCAGCTTTGTTTTCTCAGCTGCGGTGTAGTCGTTCGTAGACAGCTGTTTGCCAGTAACTTTATCGACCTTGCCATTAACGGCATTATCCAAGATATCCATATTCCCGTTCAAATCGGCGATATCAACGATGTCTGTTCCCTCGGGCTTCTTTAATCCCAAATTTCCTGTGGTTTGCATGTGTCACTCTCCTATCTATAAGTTCTTAATTCGTTCCATGTTTTACTGTGGGCACTCTCCCAGGTCAAAGCCTTAACAGAGTCCCACCAGGTATAGCTGAACACAAATTCATAAGCTAAATGCGCAGGTTTTATCTCTTCGATAATTTGAATCAACCCTGCCATATTCGGAGGTATGCCCAGTGTACTCACAAAATGAATCTCAAAACGATACTCATCAGGCACTTCCTTAACTTCAACCACTCCACCTGAAAAAGCGGATGCCGTCCGCTGGATCATCTCCGGCGTTGTCGTCCCGTTTCCACGCAGCTTCGCCTTAATCATCTCTCGGCGTGTGGCATATGACTTGGATAAATCGATATTTAATCCAAGTTCAGCTTCCCAACGTCCAAGGCTCACCGTTGCCGTTTCAACAAACGCCTGATCCAGTACATCTATAGTGCCTACCTTCAGTCCACCAATTTCTAGCCCGATGGTCTCCTGAAGCTTCTCCATTTCACGGACATCCTTATAATAATCCGGCAAATACTGCATTAGATCAGGCGCCTCGACTTCACTCGGATGATTCGAATCTTCATCTGCGGAATACAATAATTCGCTGAATAAAGAGTTGCCATAGCTCATCCCCTACACCCCCTTCATTTGATTCCAGGTCAGGGGACCTTTAGGCAGATAATCATGTGTATGCGCCGCTGGAGGAAACACTGATGGCTTCCCCTCTACCCCCGCCCAAACCACACTATCTGCTTGTTGCGCAAAATCCACCTTGCCATTGTTATTCGTATCGTAAATGCTTTTCAGCATATCTCCGGTACTCTGCGCTGCAACGAGGAGGACATTGCCAGAGGTAGAGCCAATGTATAGCTTACCAGTGTCTGTACAGTAGCCAAGCTCACCAATAGCCAGTGCTCCAATCGCACTTTCCAATCCGCGGCGTATTTGAATCAATGTCTTTAGAGCCATTGTCCCGCCCCCTAGAATGTTCCGCCATCAATACTGGCTACGGTAAGTTTATTGCCATTCGCAGCATCATAAATGATGCTACTTCCATCCACACTTACAGCTACACCGGCTCCATCTACAGTGATCCCTTTTCCAGCTGTAACCGCAATCGCGTCTGCAGTAACCGTGATCCCATTGCCTGCACCAATATTCAGTGTCACAGCATCGGCCTGACCACCACCAATCAGCCCGTTTCCAGCTGTAATGGTCTGTAGAGCACCACCCGTGCGTACCCATGCGCTGCCATTCCAGCTATAGATCTTTTGCTCATCATCGACGTAAGCGGTCCAGCCTACGGCAGGAACATAAAATACCCAAGCAGCAGATTGGTACTCCACGATTTGATTCGTTTTCCCCGCCCATGCCCCGGTTGCTCCCGCTGGAATAATGTATCGATCACCCTCAACCGGACTGGCAGGTGGAGCCAGCAGGTTCTGATCTTTTACCGACGCTTGCGGTTCGATGTTATGCTTGGCCAGCTCAATTTCATTTTTAATCTTCTGCGCTGACCACAAATCTGTAATCGTAGTCCCGGCATCATTGATCGTCCGGTGCTTGGTCACATCATCAATATGAGTCTTAATCTCAGCCGCGGTCTTTACGTTCGTGCCATCAGATACTTTATTGATATGCCCCGCGCTAATATCCGCTTTAAGCACCTTCGCATAGGTTGCACCCTCAGCGATATCGTCGAGGGTACCTGTCACGTCGCTAAGCTTCTGCGCATTCACCCGCCGCCAAGCTGCTCCATCATCAAAATATAAATATCCGCTATTCGTACCCGTAGTCACGTAATACAAACGGCCAACGGCTCCTGCAACCGGACGCGAAGCTTCTGGACCCGATAGCGCCCTTCCGACCATGGAATTAGACGTGCCGTCACCAATATAAACTTCCTTAGTATCACTGCAAAAACCAAGCTCACCCGCCTTCAACACGCCATAACTCGTTAGCTCAGCCTTTGTTCCACGCTTTATTTGTATAGTCTGTGCCATTTTACACCTCTCTTCTAAATGATCCTCCGTCAATCTGACCCTTGCTCTTATAACGCTCTAGTTCACTTTGTACGGCTATAAGGCTACCTTGCAAACCATTAATATCATCCGCTTCAACGGTATCCCCGGGGGTTTCGTAAGTTACATATACCTCGGGCACATCGGCAAAAATCTTAATCAACCGCCGCCATGGCGCTTCATCCGGAAAAGACACCGTAAAATTACGTAGCTCGATCCCGGAATACTGTGGCCCTGTGTACACCGCGATGGTCTGATTATTGATATTGTCATGCGCAAGCACACCACTAAACATGCCATTTACAAGCGACAATCTCTCTTCAATAACATAACTGCCACCGTTTGCTTTTTTATTAAGCTTTTCTTGAAAAATATCAATTTGCTCTGGATACCCCATACTACACCTCCAGTAAAACATTTCCGAACAACGGTACTTCTTCTTCGTTCAACATTACGTTGCCCGCTCCACTGTTCAGCTTCAGCTCACTGTAATCTGCGACTCCCTCAGTAGCTAGCAATAGTGCACCAATTACAGACTGGCTAATATAGGTTGTTGAAAAAGCCTTCTCTTTGCGATAGCTCTCAAGAATCGCCTTAAATTCTTCATTTACAGCTTGCAGCGCATAGCCTGAAGCAAGGGTTACTTTTGCGCTCATACTAATACTTTTTCCCTTTGCCGAAGCCACAGTTACAACAGCACCTACGGGGGCTTGCCCCTCACCTGCACCTGAGACCGGATCAATGTAATGCTGAACCTTGGTCACCAACAGCTCAGAAGCAGGTTTTTTCTCAGCATCCACAACAATCACCTTTACAGTTTTAGGACCGTTCCATAACGGAAAAACACGTGCACCCCCCACCCCCGCAACCTGCATCGCCCACTCCATATAATGATATTTATTGCCGCTAGTAGCTGGGCGTCTGGCTGAATCCAAATAACGCTGGCGTAGTGATTCATCACTTTCGGCGTTCTCTCCAGGGATCAGAAGAGAAGCTATTTCTCCGCGCGCAAGGTCTGAAATATAATCCACTGGCAGCAAAGAACCAAAATATCGGTTTCCTTCTTCTCCAGCGGTTTCACTTTCTAGCCGATACACTCCAGGAGATAGCTTCTCCACAGCCATATAATTCAGCATATCGAGTGAAAAGCGGCTGCCGAGAGGGACATCCACAAATCCCCCATCCGCTTTATAAAAAATCCCCTTCAGCTGAGCCTTGCTCGCTTCACGCCTTACAATTCCTGACCAGGAGATACTTCGCTCCAAGTACTCACCGGTAGCCGTATCTGCAAAATACAGATTATTATTCACATCCAGCTCAATGTACATTTGTGCCAGCTCTGCTGCTGCTGGAGCGAGCGCGTCATAAATGATGCTGCCCTCGCGTTTATCCAAATCTGACGGAACCCGATCCAGCATCCGCTCCAAAAGAGCCTCATACGTCTGATCCTCATACATCCTCATTCCACTCCTTTCTCAGCTGAAAATTCCCATAACGTGTGACCACCTTACAATCAAAAGTTAGATTATCCCCGGTAAACGAAACCTCAATATTCTCTAAGCTAAGGATTCGTTCATCCTGAAGTAAGGCCTCACTAATGACACGTCTGATTTCAGCTCTGACTAACAGCCGATCCTTACCCAGAACCAGCTGCCACTCTGTTCCGTAATCCGAACTGTAAATCAGATGTTCAAATCTATCGGTTCGCAGAATTTTGGCCGCTGCCTGCTGCACTGCCTCAAGTCCATCCGCTTGGCCAGTAATCCTTTTTCTGTCCCAATCCATTCGGTAGGTTAGACTAGGGCTTTCCCCACGCTCAAGGTTGACCTCGCCTTCAAGAAGGGCAGTTATCGGTCCGGATTTTCCAATCGCAGGAATCATATCGGACTCACCAGCCGATCCAGAACAATATAGCTTTGTCCACCCTGCATCCGAACCATCAGAACCCGATCACCAGAGGCAAGTCCTCGACGCACTACCACTTCTCTACCCTCTAGCTCGACTTTACATTCCATTACCGATTCAGGCAGCACTAGCGCATTCCCCGATAAAATAAAACGTTGATCCACCTGGATCTGTAAAGGAGCTGCCTCCGTTACCGTCCCATAAGAAAAAGCCACGGGATTTGTATTTCCCACGGCTCCTAAGCTTGCTTTCTTTATAATATCCAACATCATTTCTACACCACCTTTATATCGAGGGACATCGTATGCTCCCCACCGGAAATCTTATGACTGCATTGATCCACCAGAAACACCTGAGTCTTAAATTCATCAAGCAGGACATAAATGAAATTACCAGCCCTTACGCGCATATCACCAATCGCCTGTACGGAGAGACTAAGCTTTTCACGGTTGTGCATTTTTAGCAGATTATTTGCCTTCTCCTGAATTTGTGCAGCATTCGCTTTGTCATCTGCCTTCTGATACAAGTGCAGGATACCCCAGCGTTTCACATTATCCTTATCACTAACCGGAAAGAAATCACGCTTACCAGACTTCTCATTATCCTTGTATAGAAAGATCGTGTTGTACGTATCATCATCAATACTTTTTTTGAGCGAATAGTCGTACAGATAATGCCCCGCTCCCAACACCAAGTTAAGCAGCATAGACTCCGGTTTACGCAGTGTAAGCTTGCCAAAATCATCGTAAAAAGCCATCAGCCGCCCCTTATACTGAAGCTCACTGCCGATCGCTCCCATAATGATGTCCAGCAGCTTTTTGTCATCCTCGATTAAAGAGGGAATCCGGTACTCTGTATCCTCCAGCACACCTGTCTGCAGTCCGTAATCCTTTGTGATTTTCTCGATGACGTCACTAGCCGTAACATCCTGCAAAACATAACTACCATTGCCCAGCAAATAACGCATCTGATCATAGGCTGTCAGCTTAATCTCCTGATCTGAGCCTGTATCAATGCTGAACACAAACCCGTAAAATACATCCACATTATCTTTGCTGAACTGAATAATATCACCGTTGCTGATGCCGAACTTTGGATGCTGATAGATTCCACTGTCCACAAGTGTTAACTCTAGCGTTGCCGGTTTTCCTGAGCGGGCCGTTTTCCAAGAAATATCGGAGACGATGCCAGAAATATCCCATAGATTACCTTCCTTATTCTTCACAAGCAGTTCCATAACATCCTCCTACGGCAGCTTAATGACCTTACCGATTGGAAGCTTCCTCAGCTCACTATCTTTAATGCCATTAAGTTTCTGGATTTCTCCACACCTTTTGCCATCTCCAAGAATTTCTTTAGCGATTTTCCATAGATTGTCTTTAGATTTCATGATATACGTTTTAGGTTTGGGCTTTTCATTAGCCCGCTTCTGTTCTACCTTCACTTCATCTTTGACAACCTTAACTGCTACCGCTTGATAGAATACATACTTTTTGAGAGATAAAGAATATTCAATATCCCCTGATGTACCCGCACTGAGCTTCCAAGAGAAACCTTCAATACTCATAGCCATGTTCACACCGAAATCAATTTCTATGGATTTATCCTCACTAGTCGATGATTCCTTTAACCATTTCTGAGGGTTGTTTAGCTTCCCATCAGCTTTTTTCAAGTCATCAGCATAACTCACCCCAGAGAATACAAAACGAATAGGTCTGCGACTCGTCATCCACTTCTTAATCAGCTCCACATATTCAAAAGGTCTCTTCAACCCGTCCTCTTGCACCAATACGAACGGATACTTTTGTGCCGGAAAAATACTTTCAATTGTAATCTCCGTAAGCTTCGGATAAGCAATCGTATTGATTTCACCCAAATCTATAATGGTATAGCTTTTTCCATCCCCGCTCTCTTTGATCTCTAAGGTCTCCGGGTTGACTGGTAGCCGGAATGCTTCCGCCTGATTATTAAAACCAAGAAAAATCCCGTACTCTTCCACGTTACGTATACACCCCCTGCGCTGTAGAGACAAACTCTTCGTTCAGCTTTTGCCCGATCTTGTTGATAATCGTATCAATGTCTCCAGCATTGTTGATATTTCCAGTTGTTACCTGCACCGTCGGCGTCAGCTGCACAAAATTCTGGATCGCCTGAATCTCCGCCAGCTCCCTCAGCATTTTCAGATCGTCACTGGAGATGTCTACAGTGCCGTTGATGGAATCGAGTTCTTTCACGCGGTTGACGGTGTTTAGATTGCCCGGAACCCCTGCATTTCGAAAAGAACCTGCAGCTGTAGGCGTATTTAACGCAGGCGTCGTAGGAACTGCTGGAATATCTGGTACGGTTGGCGTTTTCGGAGGCTTTGACAAATCCCCTGGATGAGTAGTATTCCACTGATTTAATGTGTTGTTATTACTCGTATTGCCTCCTACATTCAGTTTTTCTTTAAACTTATTGATATCAAAATTCTGGATTTTTTCTGCCCCTGAATTAAAAGAAGCTCCAATGTCCATTTGCAAATCCTTTTTGAATTGACTGCTATCAACCTCTTCAATATGAAGATTGATCTCCGACTCTATACCAATAAATTTGCCAACAGCTCCAACTACTTTATTTATACTATCTAGCAAAAAGTTCACAGCGCCAATAATACCATTAACAAATCCGGTCCAAAGATCGATAACAAAGCCCACAAATTCTGCAACGAGCTGTCCCAGTCCCCTGAACATATTCGCCAAAAAGTCCCTCACAGGCTGAAGGGCTGCCACAATCCCTAAAAATGCTACTATAAGTGCAACTATAAGCCCTATTACAAGTGCAATTGGATTAGCACTCATCACAGCGTTGAAAATGCCTTGGGCTGCGGTAGCAATTCCGGTAGCAATTGCTGTAATTCTAGTAGCAATTGCTGATCCATTCATCGCGATTGCTAAGGCAATAACTCCAGCAACAACACCCAAAACAATCGGCAAAACAACAGGGTTGCTAAGAACACTCCAGAGATACAATGCGCCTTGTACGACCTGCGAGAATACTTGTGCAAGTATCGCCAGTCCAATCGCTATCCCATCGATAATTGGCTGAAAGCTTCCATCTGAAAATGCCTGGTTAAGAATGCCTAATAGTGGTGACAATGCCGCAAGAGCACCTTCTCCCATACCAGCCAGAGAGTTGTTATAGTTTCCAAGAAGAGCTTGCCATTGATTAACGGGTGAATCCATCATGGTTTGTAGCGAATCACTCGTCATCCCTGACGTTGTCATAATATCTCCCAAAGTACTCAAAAAGGCTTCCATATTGCCCGTTCCGGCCACTAGATCAAGTCCACCCAGATCCTCTTTATCCACCTGAAGCATGGATGCTAAATCACTAGAATCCCCCTCAAAAGCAGAAGTAATCGCCGATGAAGTATCACCAATATCTTTACCCTCCGGAGACATCATGCTTAGCCTTGTGGAATAATCCATAAGCTTATCTAACTGATCCGTATTTTGAGTTTTAGGATAAAACGACAAGACACTTTCCATGGACTTGTTTACATCCTGCCCGGTATCTAGTGCCCTCTTCTTGAACTTATCAAACATTGCCACACCAACATCAGCATTTCCGGTTTTCGCTTTAAAAAGATCCTCCCATTTTTGCTGTTCAGCTGCAGGTGCAAGCACCTTTTCCATAACTCCTTTAACTTTTTCCAGCACACCTTTGGCTTTCCCAAAAGCACCGGTGATTTTTTCCCATGTACCCGCCTGCTGCTCAGCACCTGCTGCTCCTTGTTCTGCCGCATCGTTCAGTCTCTCCTGAGCCTGTACTGCGCCTCCAATAGAAGCTTGAATCCTGGTATAAGCTGCACTGTAATTGTTAGTGATGTTGTACACGGGCTTATTGACTATTTTCATACTGATTCGGTTTAAAGTTGCGGAAAAGGAATTTGAAATATTTGCAGAAACCTGAGTTGTAATTTGATTGGTTATATCATTAATCCATTGATTGGAGACTTGCTGGATTCCAGCTATATTGTTTTGCATACCTGCCATTCATTCACCCCCTATCTCTTCCTCGCCTTACTCCGTGCCTGATCCCGCTTCTCCTTCTCCACCCGAACAGAAATCATCGCATAGATTGCGGCTCTTTCACGTGAAGACAGCTTCATTAGCTCATGCGGTAAAATATGAAGCTCGTGGAGGGCGTAGTAAGCTAAGTTAGCTTCACTGTCGCCCTCGTTGATTAGTTTTTTACTTCATCCACCAGCTCGTTCATATCTGTGCCGAAGCCATTCAAGGCCTGTACCCGTTCACCCAGCGCAGCGAATTCACCTGGAAGCAGCATTTTACGCAGCAGCGTTTCGGCACCTAGCACACCATAAGAACGCTGTAGCTCAGCATTTTTCAGATCTGGATGCACTACACTTGAAGTCATCAACTTAGCCATATAATCATTCGGTTCAATCTCGGAGGTATACACTCCGTTCTTACCTTTGACCTTACGGGTAGCTGCTTTACGGCATTCCTGATTCTCATCCTCGTTCATACTGCGTAGCTTCCAGGCAACTGCGTTTCCTTCCTTATCCTTAAAACGCTGCGATACCACAAACTCCTCGGTCGTGTCACATGCTACATTTTGCGCAAAAAACAAACTTAATTCACTCATTGTCTTCCTCCTAAAATGATTTAGTTTCTTCTAGTACTACTGACTAGACAGAGAAGAGACCCGCCGCTCACCTGCACGCCCGGGCCTTACTTGCTCCTATCTAGTTGTCTTTATTAGTTTCCGGAGCCTGCCGGAGCGCCAAAAGCTTGTACAATCTGCACATCTTCAAACGTAAAGCTAACTTCTTCTTCCAGAGCATCAGATTCTGTATCCAGAGAGGCCATGATGACACTGTCAAGGTTTACGCCTTTTAAAATAATACGTTGTGCTCCCACGCTGGACGA contains the following coding sequences:
- a CDS encoding putative phage tail protein; this encodes MSYGNSLFSELLYSADEDSNHPSEVEAPDLMQYLPDYYKDVREMEKLQETIGLEIGGLKVGTIDVLDQAFVETATVSLGRWEAELGLNIDLSKSYATRREMIKAKLRGNGTTTPEMIQRTASAFSGGVVEVKEVPDEYRFEIHFVSTLGIPPNMAGLIQIIEEIKPAHLAYEFVFSYTWWDSVKALTWESAHSKTWNELRTYR
- a CDS encoding phage tail protein translates to MALKTLIQIRRGLESAIGALAIGELGYCTDTGKLYIGSTSGNVLLVAAQSTGDMLKSIYDTNNNGKVDFAQQADSVVWAGVEGKPSVFPPAAHTHDYLPKGPLTWNQMKGV
- a CDS encoding DUF2793 domain-containing protein, translated to MAQTIQIKRGTKAELTSYGVLKAGELGFCSDTKEVYIGDGTSNSMVGRALSGPEASRPVAGAVGRLYYVTTGTNSGYLYFDDGAAWRRVNAQKLSDVTGTLDDIAEGATYAKVLKADISAGHINKVSDGTNVKTAAEIKTHIDDVTKHRTINDAGTTITDLWSAQKIKNEIELAKHNIEPQASVKDQNLLAPPASPVEGDRYIIPAGATGAWAGKTNQIVEYQSAAWVFYVPAVGWTAYVDDEQKIYSWNGSAWVRTGGALQTITAGNGLIGGGQADAVTLNIGAGNGITVTADAIAVTAGKGITVDGAGVAVSVDGSSIIYDAANGNKLTVASIDGGTF
- a CDS encoding phosphoglucomutase, which codes for MGYPEQIDIFQEKLNKKANGGSYVIEERLSLVNGMFSGVLAHDNINNQTIAVYTGPQYSGIELRNFTVSFPDEAPWRRLIKIFADVPEVYVTYETPGDTVEADDINGLQGSLIAVQSELERYKSKGQIDGGSFRREV
- a CDS encoding baseplate J/gp47 family protein, which translates into the protein MYEDQTYEALLERMLDRVPSDLDKREGSIIYDALAPAAAELAQMYIELDVNNNLYFADTATGEYLERSISWSGIVRREASKAQLKGIFYKADGGFVDVPLGSRFSLDMLNYMAVEKLSPGVYRLESETAGEEGNRYFGSLLPVDYISDLARGEIASLLIPGENAESDESLRQRYLDSARRPATSGNKYHYMEWAMQVAGVGGARVFPLWNGPKTVKVIVVDAEKKPASELLVTKVQHYIDPVSGAGEGQAPVGAVVTVASAKGKSISMSAKVTLASGYALQAVNEEFKAILESYRKEKAFSTTYISQSVIGALLLATEGVADYSELKLNSGAGNVMLNEEEVPLFGNVLLEV
- a CDS encoding DUF2634 domain-containing protein, translated to MIPAIGKSGPITALLEGEVNLERGESPSLTYRMDWDRKRITGQADGLEAVQQAAAKILRTDRFEHLIYSSDYGTEWQLVLGKDRLLVRAEIRRVISEALLQDERILSLENIEVSFTGDNLTFDCKVVTRYGNFQLRKEWNEDV
- a CDS encoding DUF2577 domain-containing protein; its protein translation is MLDIIKKASLGAVGNTNPVAFSYGTVTEAAPLQIQVDQRFILSGNALVLPESVMECKVELEGREVVVRRGLASGDRVLMVRMQGGQSYIVLDRLVSPI
- a CDS encoding LysM peptidoglycan-binding domain-containing protein; the protein is MEEYGIFLGFNNQAEAFRLPVNPETLEIKESGDGKSYTIIDLGEINTIAYPKLTEITIESIFPAQKYPFVLVQEDGLKRPFEYVELIKKWMTSRRPIRFVFSGVSYADDLKKADGKLNNPQKWLKESSTSEDKSIEIDFGVNMAMSIEGFSWKLSAGTSGDIEYSLSLKKYVFYQAVAVKVVKDEVKVEQKRANEKPKPKTYIMKSKDNLWKIAKEILGDGKRCGEIQKLNGIKDSELRKLPIGKVIKLP
- a CDS encoding phage portal protein, producing MSELSLFFAQNVACDTTEEFVVSQRFKDKEGNAVAWKLRSMNEDENQECRKAATRKVKGKNGVYTSEIEPNDYMAKLMTSSVVHPDLKNAELQRSYGVLGAETLLRKMLLPGEFAALGERVQALNGFGTDMNELVDEVKN